One Schistocerca gregaria isolate iqSchGreg1 unplaced genomic scaffold, iqSchGreg1.2 ptg000569l, whole genome shotgun sequence genomic window, GCAAAACTGTCGTTGTTATTCCTGCGAATCGCTCGCGCCATCGGCGATCTAAAAGCGCAGCGCAGAAACATAAGCCGTGTGTGTGTCTGTCACCTAGTCGAACCGAGAGATGCTTCTGTGTCTCTGCTGGCTTCACCAGTTTGTGCTCATTTGACAAGCTCAAAAaagttaaaattcatttttttttcaccCTTTTCTATGGGCTTGTTGCGCATAGTGTTTTATCCGTTTATAAAGCTATATGAATCGTATCGCGAATTGAATGCCGTGTAGGTACCGTCCCTTTGGTTGCGCGCATTCGCTCGCGCTGGCTAATGTCTCGTTCTGTTCAGCAATGCCAGCTTCACGCAGAACAGAGAGCGTTTCAAGGGCGTCGAGAAGGAGTTGGCGCTGCACCTCGGCCAGCTCAGGTCGGAGCGTTCGAAGGTGCAGGCGGAGTCGTTGTCTTCTATGAAGTCCATTCTGGAGCAGCTCCGGCCCGCGATGCGCAAGAACTTGGCTCAGAAAAAGGTCCTCGACGCCGCTTTGGCCGAATTGGGGGACCCGGACTCGGACAAGGAGCGGTTATTTCGCCGCATGCAGGAGGCGGGGCTCATTTTGCCGAAGGGAGGCGGTGGTCGGGAAGGCGTGGACGTCGAGAGAAATGAGGTTTTAGACATAGAGAGCAAACTTGGAGAGTCCATTGGGTGGGTGAGAGAGAGGGCCAGACGTTTGAGTTGCGAGAGGGAAAAGGTGGAGCACATGTTCTGCAGGGAGCTGGAACAGTACGACGCGTCTGAGCTggtgaataaattaagaaaaaaaaagtgacaggAGAAAACAAATAGGATTTTATGGGTTTTTTTTCATTGATTGGGGGTGTTTTCCTGGGAAGCCTTGAGGCCGTGCTCTAAGTTTGCTTGGACGATGGTTTTGAGAGTTTCGAAGGTTTGAGTTAGGTCGTCGTTGACCAGGACGTGGGTCCCAGAAGGTGGTGTTTTGGAGGTAGTCGAGTTCGGTTTTGGCGGTCTTCAGCCTTAGGGCGAGTTCTTCGTTGGTTTCGGTGTGTCGGTTTTTGAGTCTGTTTTCCAGTTCTTGCATGCTGGGTGGGAGTAGGAACACGAAGACGGAGTCGATATTTTTTTCTTTGATGGAGATGCATCCCTGAACGTCGATGTCCATGATGCAGATTTTGCCGCTGTTTGCGCAGTTTCGGAGGGCCTTGAAGCTGGTGCCGTAGAGGTTGCCGTGAACCGTTGCGAATTCGACGAATTTTCCTTGGTTGATTTTTGCGAGCATTTTTTCCTTGGTGGTGAAGTAGTAGTGCTTGCCGTGAACTTCGTCGTTTCTGGGGGCCCTGGTGGTATGAGAGATGGAGTGGGTTATTAGGTTGGGGAAGGCGTCGGTGAGGAGTTTGATGACTGGTTGGGAGGGGGGGGTTAGAgtggttgggtgggggggggttggtgtttttttttttcggggTGATGACGTGCGTGTTCCCTTGCCGACGCCGGAGGGGCCGGCAAGAATGATGGGGCGGAATCGGGtgcgggggtggagggagggggggggggggggtcgaggttGGTGTTGGCGTGCATGAGGGAgcgtttggggggggaggggggggggggtgaataggtGAGGGAGTTGGAGCATGTTAGGACGTGATGAAGTGGGGAGAGAgggttgtagttttttttttttttttttttttttttggggggggttgGTTGGAGGGGGGGGTTTTGGGGGGATGGATGGTTTGAGTGGGGGTTTGGGGTAGGGTTTGGGGGGTTTagttggggggggggtgggggggcgttGGGGAGGTGAGGGGGGTTTGTAgtttcgaggcaggaaaaataagtTTGTTTTTTTTTGGAATGTTGGTCGTTTGTTTGCATTTTTCGTTGGGGTCTCGAAATGTCGCGGTCTTATGCAGAGGGATCTGAATGCAGCATATCGGTGTCAGGAAGGCGGTATGGGAGGATATTGGATCAGGGGGGAGAGTCGTCGTTGGAGTTGAGCGAGAGTTCGTTTGGGGTGGAGGCGAGAGCGCCGAGGTTGGCGGGTGCGGAGGAGGAGAAGTGGGAGGTAgtggagaatggggggggggggttggagagagGTGTTTGGAGgtttaacaggtttttttttttttttttttttttgcgtgaatGAAGGGGGGTGAGGGGTCGGTGTTGAAGGGGAGCGCGGACACGGTGTTGTCGTTTTGCGTGGTGGGGACGGACGTGttggggggggggcaggatgggAAGATAAGGAGGTGGAGTTTGAAGGTGCGTGGGGGGGGGTGGAGTTAGAGGGGCGGTTGGGAGAGGTGGACTGACGTTGGAGGCGCGAATTGGGGGGGGGAAGAGTGGGTGTTTGATAGGGGTGGTAGGCGAGTTTGGGGAGGGGGTACAGGGGATGGAGAGGGTGAGGGAGGAGGTGGTGTGCGTGGCGGCTGGGTCGAGGGTGTACAGATACGAcgtgggggtggggagggtggaGCACGAGTACCAGGCGCACAGGTCTCCGTGGagcgtggaggagggggggggagggtgacgTGGGGGGGGTATGTGAAGTGCATGAGGTTgaggagggagaggttggtggtggGGGTGCACCGGGGGGATGTGGTGATGTACGAGGTGAGGACAGGGACGGTGTTGTGGGTGTGGAGGGGGTTGCACAGGTTGATGACGTGTTTGtgcgtggggggtgggggggggggggtgttgtacaGTGGGTCGGTGGACAGGAGGGTGATAGAGTGGAATTGGAAGGAGAAGAAGATGGTGAGGGAGTACGAGACGAGGGCGGACATGGCGAGCGATTCCCCGGTGACGTGTTTGGAGTTGTGCGGGAGGTATTTGTTGTGCGGGTTGAGGGAGAAGTACGTGCtgatgtgggagagggggggggggggtttgtggcGAAGTTTGGGCCGCACAGGGCGGCGGTGACGAGCGTGAGGGCGTTGGAGGGGACGTTGTTGGTGGCGTCGGGGGAGCAGGTGGTGATATGGGACATGGTGACGTACGGGTTGGTGAGGGTGTTGGAGGGGCACAGGGGGAGCATAACGGCGTTTTTGGTGGTGGGGGAGAGGGTGTGCACGGCGGGGACGGACGAGGTGGTGAGGGTGTGGAGGTTGAGGACGAGGTTGAGCCAGGAGGTGAGGAGGGTGGTGGGGACGGAGGCGGAGAGTTTGAGGTTGAGGGGGATGTGTTTGGTGGAGTTTCCGGAGGTGGTGGGGAGGTGCAAGTGGTTGGTGGAGTTGGATTTGTCGGGGAACGGGATGAGGGAGTTGTCGGAGAGCGTGGGGGGGTTGAGGGGTTTGAGGAGGTTGAACGTGTCGAGGAACGAGTTGAGGGAGTTGCCGGAGTCGTTGGGGAATTTGAAGAGGTTGGAGAGTTTGGATTTGTCGAGCAATGGGTTGAGGGTGGTGCCGCTGTCGTTGGAGGGGTTGGAGTCGTTGAGGGAGTTGGACTTGTCGAGGAACAGGTTGAGGTTTTTGATGCCGTTTTTGCGGGAGTTGCCGTTGAGGGAGTTGAGGGTGGAGGGGAACGAGGggatggaggagggggtggggaggggggcgtcGTCGGCGATGGTGTGGTCTGGGAGGTTgaaggtgggggtggtgggggaggagggggggggggaagacgagcGTGGTGGAGGggttgaggaggaggggggggttgttttgggggagggggggggggtcggttgggggggagggggatagaggtggaggaggtggagtgggaggaggggggggaggaaggtgGTGTGGAGGGTGTGGGATTTCGGGGGGGAGGAGGTGTACCATCGACACTTGGTGACGGCGAGGGCGATGTACGCGGTGGTGTGGAgcgtggagaggggggaggaggggtgggggggggtgagGCGTTGGGTGAGGTGGATAGCGGAGAGGGCGGGGGAGGTGCCGGTGGTGTTGGTGGGGACGCACGTGGACAGGTggagggggggcgagagggagtTGGAGAGGCATTTGAGAGAGTTGAGGGAGAGGTGCGGGAGGGAGAGTCCGGGGGTGGAGTTGGCGGTGGTGGGGGTGAGTGGGAAGACGGGGAGGGGGATGAAGGAGTTGAGGTGCGAGATGAGGAGGATGTGCAGGTGGCACGGTGGGGCGAGGGGAGCAGTTGGAGAGGAGGGTGCCGCAGAAGTACTTGAGTTTGGAGAGGTTGGTGAAGAGGGCGGGGAGTTGCGGGGAGTGGTGCCCGGCGATGAGTTGGGAGAGGTTTGAGAGGTTTGCGAGGGGGTGCGTGGAGGGGGGAGGAGTTGAGGGGGGCGGTGAGGTATTTGGAGAGCGTGGGGGCGTTGGTGCAGGTGAGGGAGGGGGGGTCGAGCGTGGGGGGGTTGTTGGAGGCggtggggttggaggggggggggggaggggggggggtacgtGGTGATGAGTGTGGGGGTGGTTGGCGGAGTTGTTGTCGAGGTTGCTGGGGTCTAGGCCGGagttggtgaggggggggggtgttgaggagGGAGGAGTTGCCGCTGGTGTTGGGGGAGGAGAGGAGGTACCCGGCGAGGATGTACGGGGGGTTTTTGGAGATAGCGGAGAGGTGTGGGGGTGGGGTACAGGTTGagtggggggggaggtggagggggaggagggggggttggGGTTTAGCGTGGTGAGGGGGGGAGTGTTTGTTTTTGCCGAGTTTGTTGCGGCCGGACCGCCCGAGGATGGACGTGCTGTGgccggagggggcgggggaggagttCCGGGCGAGGAGGAGTTTGGAGTTTGAGAGGTTGCCGGAGGGGGTGTTTGGAGGGTTTTTGGCGAGGTTGTTGTGGAATTTCGGGGTGTGTTGTTACTGGAGGCGCGGGGCGGTGCTGAGCGAGTCGCTGGTGAGGTCGGTGGCGCTggtggaggagagggaggggggggtggaggtggaggtgaggggggaggggggcggaggaggTGGCGGTGATGTTGACGTGGGTGGTGGACGTGTGGAGGAGGGCGGAGGGGGAGGGGCGAGAGAGGTCGACGGCGTACGCGACGTGTTACAGGTGCATGAAGGAGGGAGAGGGGCGGTGCGCGAGGTTTGGCCTGGAGGAGTGCGAGGGGTGGTTGGCGGAGGGGGAGTCGGTGGCGCGCTGCGCGCGGGGGCACGGCGTGAGGTTGGACCTGCTGTGCCCGGAGTTGTGCCTGTACGCGCTGAACAAGATTGAGGTGGACGCGAGGGAGTTGGAGCCGTGCGCGCAGGGAGAGAGGgggttggtgggggaggggggggtttggGCGCGTGTACAGGAAGAGGTATCGAGGAGAGGTGGTGGCGGTGAAGTACCTGAAGTGGTTTGGCGACAGGCGAGGGTGGAGGTCGCATTTCGGAGAAGGAGCGGGTTTATTGGAACGCGATGTTGCGCCGGGAGGTGTGGCTGATGAGCGGGATTGACCACCCGAACGTGGTCCGCTTGAGGGGGTACGGTCTCCGTCCGGACCCCATGATAGTGATGGAATACATCAAGGAGGGAGACCTGCACAGGGCGCTGTGCGAGAGGACGCGCTCGCTTTCCTGGGCGTTTCGCCTTCGCGTCGCACTCGACATCGCGAGGGGTATGGCGGCGCTGCACGCGCAGGTGCCCCCGCTTTGCCACGCGGACCTCAAGTCGCCGAACTGCATGATCGTCTCGTGGGACGAGCGCGCGCCGGTCGTCGCCAAGGTTAGCGACTTTGGCCTCGCCGTTCGCGTTTACCGTGGCCGCCAAAATCTCCAGGGGTCCACCAAAAATCCGTTTTGGGCTGCCCCGGAGATCCTCTCCGACCAGCCCTTCGACACCTCCGCCGACTGCTACAGCTTCGGCGTCATCCTCTGGAACCTCCTCACTCGCAAGACCCTCTTCGAGGAGCACCTGCCCTGCATGGAAAACATCTCCAGGGCCGTCCGCGCCGGCAAGCGCCCCGACATCCCCGTCCACCCCGACGTCCACCCCAACTACCTCTCCCTCATCAAGTCCTGCTGGCACCAAGACCCCTCCATGCGGCCCCCCTTCTCTGACATCTGTCAGGCGCTCTCCACCCTCGCCTCCCGCGTCCCCGCGacccccctccctccaccaacCCGCCCCCCCCCTCGCCGCCCCTCTCCGACCCCCCCAAGGCCCGCGAATCCATCTCCCTCAT contains:
- the LOC126315438 gene encoding probable serine/threonine-protein kinase roco5, with the protein product MDVLWPEGAGEEFRARRSLEFERLPEGVFGGFLARLLWNFGVCCYWRRGAVLSESLVRCMKEGEGRCARFGLEECEGWLAEGESVARCARGHGVRLDLLCPELCLYALNKIEVDARELEPCAQGERGLVWLMSGIDHPNVVRLRGYGLRPDPMIVMEYIKEGDLHRALCERTRSLSWAFRLRVALDIARGMAALHAQVPPLCHADLKSPNCMIVSWDERAPVVAKVSDFGLAVRVYRGRQNLQGSTKNPFWAAPEILSDQPFDTSADCYSFGVILWNLLTRKTLFEEHLPCMENISRAVRAGKRPDIPVHPDVHPNYLSLIKSCWHQDPSMRPPFSDICQALSTLASRVPATPLPPPTRPPPRRPSPTPPRPANPSPSSRKFPSTPASTPSSPSPSPASGPTVPT
- the LOC126315437 gene encoding uncharacterized protein LOC126315437 is translated as MGHGDVRVGEGVGGAQGEHNGVFGGGGEGVHGGDGRGGEGVEVEDEVEPGGEEGGGDGGGEFEVEGDVFGGVSGGGGEVQVVGGVGFVGERDEGVVGERGGVEGFEEVERVEERVEGVAGVVGEFEEVGEFGFVEQWVEGGAAVVGGVGVVEGVGLVEEQVEVFDAVFAGVAVEGVEGGGERGDGGGGGEGGVVGDGVVEGGREGVGEAFERVEGEVREGESGGGVGGGGGEWEDGEGDEGVEVRDEEDVQVARWGEGSSWRGGCRRST
- the LOC126315436 gene encoding uncharacterized protein LOC126315436 → MPCSNASFTQNRERFKGVEKELALHLGQLRSERSKVQAESLSSMKSILEQLRPAMRKNLAQKKVLDAALAELGDPDSDKERLFRRMQEAGLILPKGGGGREGVDVERNEVLDIESKLGESIGWVRERARRLSCEREKVEHMFCRELEQYDASELVNKLRKKK